Sequence from the Exiguobacterium aurantiacum genome:
CTTGAGGTGCCGAACTTTGTCGTCGCGGACACGAAGCGGACAGCCGGCGTGGTGGCCAGTGCTTTTTATGACCACCCCTCACATCGGATGCGCATTTATGGTGTCACCGGTACGAACGGGAAGACGACGACTGCGACGTTGACATATGATTTATTTCGTCTGTCCGGACGACCGGTCGGGATTGTCAGTACGATCGGAGCACGTTATAAAAATCAAACATTAAAAACACCTAACACGACGCCGGAAGCCGTCGTCTTACATCGAATTTTGGCCGAAATGGCGGATGCTGGCGTGACCGACTGTGTCGTCGAAGTCTCTTCGCATGCGATGATGGAAGGACGTGTCGAAGGCGTCCGATTTCATGCGGCGGCGTTCACGAATTTGACGCATGACCACTTGGATTATCATCGCTCAATGGACGAGTACGCCCGGGCCAAAGCACGATTGTTCGAACAAGTCGAAACGACAGACGGGGACGCCATCGTTTTGAACGCCGAAGACCCGGCCAGCAAGACGATGGCCGCGTTTGCCCCGTCCCGTCGACGCATCATGTATAGCACGCATGCGGACGTACCGGCTGATATTCAAGTCATTTGGCATGACCAGACGGTCGTCGTCAAAATGAACGCTCTGACGATTGAGGCGCCGGTTCGCTTCATGGGCGCATTTAATGCCGCCAACTTGGCCGCGGCCATCGGTCTCGTCTCGACGTCGGAACTGATGTTGCGTTCGATTATCGCCAACGTACCGGGACTCACGCTTCCGAAAGGTCGGCTCGAACGACTGGATACGGAAGACGCCGAAATCTACCTCGACTACGCCCATACACCGGACGGCCTCGAGAAATGTCTGTCGACGCTTCAGCAAGGGGAGCGGGAACTCGTTGTCGTCTTGAGTGCGGCGGGCGACCGTGACCCGACCAAACGGGCGGAGATGGGCCGCATCGCGAGTCGTTATTCGAACGACTTGATCGTGACCGTGCATGACGTGCGCACGGAAGACCCGAAGCATATCATCGACGGGCTACTCGCAGGAATCGACGCGAACACACATTACGTGACGTTCGAGGAACGGCGCGACGCCTTGCGTCACGCAGCGCAACAAGCGCTCGTCGGGAAGCGGATCGTCGTCGTTGGAAAAGGGCATGACCACGTCGAACGCGTCGGTCAAGAATCGATTCCGTTCAACGAATCCGATATTTTATTAGAAGAACTGAAAAAACGAAAAGGCCAAGAACCGGCCGTTTAACGAAACGATGACAACTGTCATCGTTTTTTAATGTGTGAATTTTGAAAAAGAAGGTAATAACTACTAATATAACGCTATTGAAGGAGGAGAACAGACATGTCAGTTTTGTACAAAGAGTTCACAAATGATGAAGAAGTCGTGACCGCCATTCAATCGATGAAAGCGAAAGGGATTGAGGACAAGCACATTTATGTCATCACCCACGACGATGACCGGACCGATCGTGTGGCCGATAATGCCGACGCGAATACGGTGACGGCATCAGACGTCGGCTTAGGGACGGCCGCGAAAAATGTATTCCGCAAAAAGGGCGATGAGCTTCGGGCCCAGTTCGAACAGCTCGGTTTCTCATCGACTGAAGCGGATCAACTCGAGAAAAAATTAGACCAAGGCAAGGTGGTCGTCGTCGTCAAAGACGCACCAGCCGGATTCACTTTATAATTCCACCACCATGGAGAATACAGAGACAGGGCTGAATCAATGGATTCAGCCCTGTTTGTATTAGTCGTGGATGCGGACGACGGTCCGGCCGCTCAGTTCGCCGCGCATCATCGCCTCGGCGTGTCGAGGGACGTCATGCAGCGGAATCTCATGGACCATATGGTTGAGCACATGGGTGTCAACAAGCTCATGGAGTCGTTCCCACGCTTTCACGCGACGGGAAATCGGTTGCATGACCGAATCGATGCCGATCAGCCGGATGCCCCGTAAGATGAACGGATAGACGGTCATATGGAGCTCATGTCCACCAGCGAGCCCGCAGGCGACGACCGTCCCTTCGTAGCGTGTTCGGCTAAGGATATTACCGAGCGTCTCGCCTCCGACCGAATCGATGGCGGCATCAAATTTTTGCTCGTCGAGCGGACGTCCTGGTCCCTCAAGCTGACTTCGAGGGATCATGTTCTCGACACCGAGGTCACGCAAATACGCCGGGTCTTGTTTGCCGGTCGAGGCAATCACGTGGTAGCCGAGCTTGTGGAGCAAGGCGATGGCGAAACTGCCGACGCCTCCAGAAGCCCCGGTCACGAGCACTTCTTGACCGGGATGCACGCCCTCATGTTCGAGCGCCTCGACAGCGAACATGGCGGTAAGTCCTGGTGTCCCAATCGTCATCGCATCTCGCATGCCCATGCCTTTCGGTAATTTGATGAGCCAGTTCCCTGGAACTTGGGCGTAACGGCTGAAGCCACCGAAATGCCGTTCGCCGATCCCGAAACCGGTGGCGATGACTTCATCGCCGACTTTGAAGTCGAGATGGTCGGATTCAACGACTTTCCCGACGAACTCGCACCCGGGGATAAACGGGTAATGACTGACGATTTTGCCGGACCCCGTCAGCCCGAGGGCGTCTTTGTAGTTGAGCGCTGAATAATGGACTTCGACGAGGACGTTGCCGTCTTCTTCTTTTGGAAGCGCGTCGAGTTTGACGTCCGTCACCGTGGCATGGAGACGGTCATCCGTCTTGTCGAGGACGAGTGCTTGAAATGATTCGTTCATGGTCAATTGGCCCCTTTCGCTGATACGTATTCTATTCCTTTGTTATGATTCCCTACCTGCCAAAATATATACACGAATGTTTCGTTCTAACAGGGAGTGGAATGGTACAATGAAAGAGATTCAACTAGAGTGAGGAGGAATGAAGCATGCGGCACGACGACTATGAGTTTGATGAAGAAGTAGAAGAAGGCGAATTGTTTAACGTATACGACATTCTGCCACCGGATGGTACCATTCTTGAGATGGCAACGGCCGAAGAGATGGTACGTGCGGCGGAACTCGAGGCGACACATAATGCGCTCGAGCGAATCCAAGACTCAAACTTTCAGTTGTCAGGGGTAACCTTTAAAGAGTTGCTGGCAGAGTTCGAGCGATACGAGCAAGAATCGATGGAATTCTGGACAGGCGTTTATAGCCGATTGCGCATTCCATGGGCATGGACGATTCGAATCGATGTGGCCAACGGTCCGATTCACGTCGTCAATGACCGCGACATCTTTATCGATGAAGCGGACTTCGAAGAGTACGACTTCGAAGAATACGCTGATGATGATTACGAAGACGAAAACAAAGACAATCAATGAATCCAAAAACGTCTTCCCCTCATTCGGGGAAAGACGTTTTTTTACTGTCGAGGAGAGCAACGCGGATGCGCGTTACTTCTGTCGCTCCGAACCAAAGTCCGACGCTACATAAGATGGCAACACCGCTCACCATTGCTCCGACAACCGCCGTGTCCCCGATCATCGTGAACGACAACCCGAGACTGAACAAGCCGAAAAATAATAATCCTCCTGCCATCGTCCTCATGACTCAGCCACCCTTTCTCGTTTCATCTGTCTCTAGTGTAGGCGGTAGAGTCTGAAAAGGGTGACTGAATTTCATACCAGGTCAAAAATCAAGCAAGGTCGTAGACGGAATACGTCTTGCCATTCTCGAACGGCTCGTCTAGCAAGTGTTTCGCCAAGATGCGGGCGACCGTCTCAGGGGTGCGCAATCGTCCTTCCGTCACATAGGAGCGGAACTGTTCCACGTCACGGAACGCGTCTTCTGACGAGGCCCGAATGCTTTCCTGCATCGCGGTGTCCATTACGCCTGGATTGAACAAGGCGACCTTGTCGTTTGTATCGGTCAATTCAAGGGCGACCGTCTCCGTGAAGTGGTCGAGACCGGCTTTCGTCGCACAATAGGCGCTCCAACCCGAGATGGCGCGCTTGGCGGCCCCGGAGGTCACATGGATGAGCGAGACGGGCAGTTCATACGCGAGCACCGCGTTCGTCAATAACATCGGGGCGAGCAGGTTGGCTTGGACGTGGGCGATGAGCTGATTCGGATTCATATGGCCGGCCCGATGAATCGGTTCAATCAAAGCTGCGTTTTGCACGACGAGTAAGGGCGTCGCCGTTTCAATGAGCGGCTTCACGTGTTCGAGCGCGGCCAGCGTGCTCTCAGGATTCGATAAATCGACCTCGACGTGACGGAACGAGGCATCGGCCGCCTGCGTCCGTGAGAAATTGACGACCTCGTAATCCCGCTTCAATAGTTCCTCGGCGATGGCACGGCCGAGACCGCGCGAGGCACCGGTCACGATGGCTAGTTTCATGACAGCTCCTCCTATTCGTGAATCGTCTTCCGGTATCCATAAAATGGACGGAAGTTTAATTTTTCGTAATACGTCTGCGACGAGGCACTAGCAAGCATCTCGAGACGCGTCTCAGGGTAGAGCGCATGGACGTGTGACAGCAGTCGCTCGCCAATCCCGAGGCGACGGTGCGAGGCCGCGATGAGCAGTTCGCATACGTACAGGCTCACGGTCGTGTCGGTCAACCCACGCAGATAGGCGATCACCTGTCCTTCTGACTCAACGACATAGGCGACGTTCGATTGCCGCCACGCCTGTTTCGTCAACTCGTGTTGTCGGACGAGTTGACTCCAACCTTCCGTCTCATTCAACGCTTGAATCTGGTCGAAGTCACGCTCTTCGTATGGGCGGATGTTCAAGCAGACACACCTGCTTTCTGTTCGATGGCTTTCATGAGGTCGAACGCACCGTCTGACTCGTTCGAACAGATGACCGAAATGATGTCTGTGGCCGGGTAGTAAGCAGAATGAAAACTGACGCCGGGGTCATAACCCATGACATGATATTTGAACACGTGTCGATTCGCATCCAGTTGAATCCACAGACCGTATCCATAACGTCCGCCTGTTTCGTTCACTGGCACGTGAGGCGTGAAGAGCAGTGATGTCATCTCCTCACCAAGTAGGCGATGACCGAGCAGGGCGCTCCACAGTTTGGCCATATCTTGTGCCGTCACGAACGCGCCGCCGTCCGCGCCGCCTTTGACGGGAATCGAATAGTGGTTCGTCCGCCACGAGCCGTCCATGTTGTCGATATACCCGAGCGCCGTGTTCGCCGGTAAGGCATCGAGGGAGAAGTATCCAGAATCGGTCATGTCGGCCGGGTTGAACACGAATCGCTCGATATAGTCCGAGAACGTCAACCCGCTCGCTTGTTCGACGATGAGACCGAGCACGATATAACCGGCATTATTGTATTCGAACACGCCCCGTTCTTGTCGCATCGGCTCGTCTTGAAACATCGGTAAGAAGTCACGGGACTGTCTCATATGATACATCGGACGCTGTCGCCATAATTCCTCAAAGTCGTCCATGACAGACTCGTCGAAATAATCTGGGATGCCCGACGTATGGGTGAGCAACTGTTCGACTGTCACGGCCGGGTCGAAATATGGAAAATGGATGGTGAGGCATTCACTGAGCGTCGATGTGAATGCCAACTTACCTTGTTCGATGAGTTGGCAGATGGCGATGGCCGTGAATAGCTTACAGCCAGAGGCGATGCCGAATCGGGTCGACGTTCGATTTTCGATTTGTTCAGCACGATTTGCGTATCCTTGTTGATGTTCGAACAGGATGTCGTCCTGTCGCATGACGAGCGCCGATCCAGAAAAAGTAGATGAGACTTCATAGGGTGACCAGTCAGGACTCATGGTGGACCTCCAACTTCTAATTTTCAAGTTTACACTTATCAATCAGTAAACTTCATGTTTAAACATTAACCTAAATAATGGAAAAGGTACAGGCGTCGTTTCACTAGCGTGATACGATAGGATAGTACGTTTAGATAGGGAGCGAGAAAACATGGAACAATTTTGGTCAGGTTTATTAGTTGGATTGATTTTGGTACTCGTTGCGCAAAAGACATTTCAATCACGTAAAGAGGTGGACGGAGCGTTTGCACATTTCGGTAACCACGCTAAAGATGTCATCTATATATTTGAAGTCAAACCGACGTTTCGTTTTCGTTACATCAGTCCTTCCCTTGATTTATATTTAGGTGAAGGTGTTGTAGCGAAAAACTATGAAAATCCAGATGATTGTTTTCGTCGTATTCATCCAGATGATTATCAACTTCTCATGAATAAAGTATCAGGAAATATGAGTTACGATGAGCCTATCTCTCAACGTTGGCGTACGAATGACGGTCGTTATTTGCGCTTTGAAGAATACACGACCCCGATTTATAAAAATGGTGAGATTGTAGCTGTACAAGGAATCATTCGGAATGTGGAAGCTGCTGTAATGAAACGCGAAGAGTTGGAATATGAGAGCCGCCATGATGAACTCACTAGGGTTTTGAATCGACGCGCTTTTAACGAAGCGCTTGATCGTCTCTCTCAAAAAGCAATAGGACTGATTGTGATTGATTTGAACGACTTGAAGAAAATTAATGATAACCAAGGTCATTCAGCTGGTGATTTGTTACTTCAAAAAGTGGGATTCCTTTTGCAGGAGTTAAGTACAGATGTTTATCGTATTGGTGGCGACGAATTCGTTGTGTTAACGGACAACATGCAACAAGATGAGTTACTGAATTTGACGGCTTTAGTTAGAAACAAATTTGAAGTGAATCACGTCTCAGCCGCTGTCGGGGTAGCTTGGGAAGAGCGTTTAATAGATTTCACGAATTTATATAATCAAGCGGATCAAAACATGTATGAACAGAAGCGTAAATGTAAAACAAACAGACACACTCTCTGCTAAATGATATTAGCAAGGAGTGTGTCTGTTTGTTTAAATATATTATTCACCCATCGCTTCTTCACGCTCGGTGTCTGTCGTATCAAGATTGTTCAAATAAGACTCATAACGCGGTAACCAATAGCGATACGACGTCCAGACGAGCCCGCTCGTCGCAACGACCAACAGGAGCGTCGCCGGCCAGAACCAACTTGAGACGATCCCGTTCGCATAGGCGAGACCGATCGGCGAGAAGACGAAGTAGACGAACACCATCGATGCGATCAGAATGATCGACGTCGAGATCGCATGGCGCCATGGTTTGACGCGACCGAGGTCGATGCGGATCGGATTGATATGTTGCATCGGACGAACTTTCGCGAATACGAGCATGATGGCCGTCTCGAGGACGAACAAGATCCC
This genomic interval carries:
- a CDS encoding UDP-N-acetylmuramoyl-L-alanyl-D-glutamate--2,6-diaminopimelate ligase; the protein is MRTKRLSAILENEMDDIERDPWVTGIETDSRKVSPGNLFICIRGYTVDGHEFAEDAVSKGAVAVISEYPLDLEVPNFVVADTKRTAGVVASAFYDHPSHRMRIYGVTGTNGKTTTATLTYDLFRLSGRPVGIVSTIGARYKNQTLKTPNTTPEAVVLHRILAEMADAGVTDCVVEVSSHAMMEGRVEGVRFHAAAFTNLTHDHLDYHRSMDEYARAKARLFEQVETTDGDAIVLNAEDPASKTMAAFAPSRRRIMYSTHADVPADIQVIWHDQTVVVKMNALTIEAPVRFMGAFNAANLAAAIGLVSTSELMLRSIIANVPGLTLPKGRLERLDTEDAEIYLDYAHTPDGLEKCLSTLQQGERELVVVLSAAGDRDPTKRAEMGRIASRYSNDLIVTVHDVRTEDPKHIIDGLLAGIDANTHYVTFEERRDALRHAAQQALVGKRIVVVGKGHDHVERVGQESIPFNESDILLEELKKRKGQEPAV
- a CDS encoding general stress protein, coding for MSVLYKEFTNDEEVVTAIQSMKAKGIEDKHIYVITHDDDRTDRVADNADANTVTASDVGLGTAAKNVFRKKGDELRAQFEQLGFSSTEADQLEKKLDQGKVVVVVKDAPAGFTL
- a CDS encoding MDR family oxidoreductase; amino-acid sequence: MNESFQALVLDKTDDRLHATVTDVKLDALPKEEDGNVLVEVHYSALNYKDALGLTGSGKIVSHYPFIPGCEFVGKVVESDHLDFKVGDEVIATGFGIGERHFGGFSRYAQVPGNWLIKLPKGMGMRDAMTIGTPGLTAMFAVEALEHEGVHPGQEVLVTGASGGVGSFAIALLHKLGYHVIASTGKQDPAYLRDLGVENMIPRSQLEGPGRPLDEQKFDAAIDSVGGETLGNILSRTRYEGTVVACGLAGGHELHMTVYPFILRGIRLIGIDSVMQPISRRVKAWERLHELVDTHVLNHMVHEIPLHDVPRHAEAMMRGELSGRTVVRIHD
- a CDS encoding SDR family NAD(P)-dependent oxidoreductase, producing the protein MKLAIVTGASRGLGRAIAEELLKRDYEVVNFSRTQAADASFRHVEVDLSNPESTLAALEHVKPLIETATPLLVVQNAALIEPIHRAGHMNPNQLIAHVQANLLAPMLLTNAVLAYELPVSLIHVTSGAAKRAISGWSAYCATKAGLDHFTETVALELTDTNDKVALFNPGVMDTAMQESIRASSEDAFRDVEQFRSYVTEGRLRTPETVARILAKHLLDEPFENGKTYSVYDLA
- a CDS encoding GNAT family N-acetyltransferase; translation: MNIRPYEERDFDQIQALNETEGWSQLVRQHELTKQAWRQSNVAYVVESEGQVIAYLRGLTDTTVSLYVCELLIAASHRRLGIGERLLSHVHALYPETRLEMLASASSQTYYEKLNFRPFYGYRKTIHE
- a CDS encoding serine hydrolase domain-containing protein — protein: MSPDWSPYEVSSTFSGSALVMRQDDILFEHQQGYANRAEQIENRTSTRFGIASGCKLFTAIAICQLIEQGKLAFTSTLSECLTIHFPYFDPAVTVEQLLTHTSGIPDYFDESVMDDFEELWRQRPMYHMRQSRDFLPMFQDEPMRQERGVFEYNNAGYIVLGLIVEQASGLTFSDYIERFVFNPADMTDSGYFSLDALPANTALGYIDNMDGSWRTNHYSIPVKGGADGGAFVTAQDMAKLWSALLGHRLLGEEMTSLLFTPHVPVNETGGRYGYGLWIQLDANRHVFKYHVMGYDPGVSFHSAYYPATDIISVICSNESDGAFDLMKAIEQKAGVSA
- a CDS encoding sensor domain-containing diguanylate cyclase, which encodes MEQFWSGLLVGLILVLVAQKTFQSRKEVDGAFAHFGNHAKDVIYIFEVKPTFRFRYISPSLDLYLGEGVVAKNYENPDDCFRRIHPDDYQLLMNKVSGNMSYDEPISQRWRTNDGRYLRFEEYTTPIYKNGEIVAVQGIIRNVEAAVMKREELEYESRHDELTRVLNRRAFNEALDRLSQKAIGLIVIDLNDLKKINDNQGHSAGDLLLQKVGFLLQELSTDVYRIGGDEFVVLTDNMQQDELLNLTALVRNKFEVNHVSAAVGVAWEERLIDFTNLYNQADQNMYEQKRKCKTNRHTLC